The Deltaproteobacteria bacterium genome contains the following window.
CGGGAATTTGTCCAGTCCTTCGTTCTCCACCGCATCGTCGGTCATCACCACTTCATGGCACGCCGGGTTGTCCACCACCTGGGGCTTGATGGGGTTGGAGAGGGCGTGCTTCCACTTGGCGTCCATCTCGTCGGCGCTGTTGCAGCCCATGCCCAGGAAGTAGATGGCCTTGCTGCCGGCCAGCGCGCCCACCACCACGGGAAAGTCGAACTTGCGTCCGCGGGAGTCGGTGACGTTGGAGAAGTACCACGCCTTGCGTTCCTCGTCGGGAATGCCGCCCCGGTACTGCCAGCGCACCAGCGGGTGCAGCTCGGTGTCCTTGTTGATGGTCTGATTGATGCGGCGCAGATGCCCCGCCTCTTCGAGCATTCTCAGATGCTCATGTAGATCCGCATAACCCATTACCAGCCTCCTGTTCGAGTCAAACTTTCGAGTGATGTCGCGGAGAGTTCCCGTCGCCCCGTCGGGCCGTGTTGCAGCCCGGATTCGGGGCTTCGGTTGTCGTAAAGAAACGGTAGGCTCTCGATCGAAACCCTAGAAATAGCGGATCGCGTCCGTCCGTGTCAATGAAAGCGCACGGATACGTGCTGCACGAGCACCTTCGGTGGAAACAGGGACTCGGCCCTGGGGTCAGGTGATGGCGCTGCCCCAAGTCAGGTCCACACCTCGACGACAAGGCCGGGAACACGGTCGAACTCGCGGACGTTGGCCGTGGCGACAGCCAGGCCCCGAGCAAGAGCCGTGGCCGCAATCCAGAGGTCGTTCGGGCCGATCAGTTTGCCGGCTCGGGCAAGCTCCGCCCAGACCTGCGCGTGAACGCGGGCGGTGGCCAAGTCTACGGGCAACAAGGGAAAACGCTCCAGCAGCGCTTAGCGCTTCAACGAAGGCGGAATGTTGCCAGGTCATCGGCAAGTTGCGCCGCTTCCGTTGGGGAGAGATGAGGCAGCGACGAGACGATCGCGTTGAGAGCGTCGGAGGACCCCGGATCAAATCAACGGGATGGGTAAATTCACGCGATTGCAAAATGCCCACTGTACTGAGGCAGGGACCGTACCGGTTTTTCTTCTACTCCAGCGACGGCCAAGAGCCCCCTCATGTGCATGTAGAGCGAGACAACCACGTTGCGAAATTCTGGCTCGAACCCATCCGGCTTCAGGAAGCTGGTGGATTCCGTCGGGCCGAAATTTCGCGTATTATCGGGATGGTCGAAGAATGTCGAAGGGAACTCGTAGAGGCTTGGGATGAGTATTTCATCAGTTGAGGGAAGCGTGCCGAACGCCATCGGCGTAGAGGCGTCCGGTAACACGCTGTACGTCAGGTTGAGCGATGGCAGGACTGTCGTCATTCCCGTGGACCGTTACCCGAGGCTTGCATATGCGACGAAGCGAGAGAGGGCCAATTGGAGCCTCATCGGCGAAGGTCAAGGAATTCACTGGGAAGACATCGACGAAGACATAAGCGTAGAGGGTCTGCTCGCAGGGAAACGGTCTGGCGAGAGCATGCGTTCTGTTGTGAAGTGGCTGATGGCCAGACGTCAACCGAAGTTCCAGCCCTGGAAGGGAAAAGGCTACGGTAAGCCGAACGACCTCGGCTTGCCAACCAACCTCCTGATTCTAGGAGAATCCCACTATGGGGATACAGAAAACTGGGAGCGCTGGCACGGCCAACCCACCAAAGGCGTCGTTGGTGAATATTGTAAGGAAGGCGGCTATCTTTTCTTCACGAAAATCCTGCACACGGTTCTGGGACAGGAGACTTCCACAGACAGGAGCCGGTTCTTCGATTCCATTGCGTTCTACAACTATGTTCAGCGGAGCGTTGGCGCTGCCCCTGACATCCCACCGACCAAAGAGATGTGGGAAGAGGCGGCCGCTCCGTTCCGCGCGACTTTGGAATGTCTGCGTCCAACGCACATCGTGGCATGCGGCATGCGGCTCTGGGACAATATGCCTTACGACGAGGACTTCTGGGCGTCGCCGCCGGAAGCGTTGATTGACTGCTTGGGTTCTGAAAAATTTCCGACGAATTGGCCGCCGAAGAGCCTCCTCGGCCGCTATCGCTACTCCGAGGGCGAAAGCGTCATTCTGGCCATCCACCATCCTTCGTGGAAGGGGTACCAACCCCACGCATGGCATCCGGTGGTAAAGCGATTCCTGAGTTACGACGGTTCCCGGAACACTTAGCCCATTCCGACATCCACCGGACTCCGTTCGCTTGACTCCCGGCTTCCGTGTCCGTTAGCTTCCGGCAATAATCCACGGAAGGGGTTCCACGCATGCACACCGACCCGAAGACTTTGGAAAAGGTCTTTTCCCACATCGACCGGGAGGAGTTGGCCAGCTTGGCCATGGACGTCGTCAATTTCCCCACGCCCACGGGGAGCGAGGAGGAGGTGGCGCGGTTCATTCATGACTGGTTGCAGAAGCAGGGTATCGAGGCCTTCCTCCAGCACACGGAGCCGGGGCGGGCCAACGTGGTGGGGGTGATTCCGGGCGAGGGCACGGGGCCGACGCTGCTCTTCAACGGGCACATGGACACGGCCCTGTCGGGCGGGCAGGAGGACCTCTGGATCACCGGGAGCAGCCGCCCCGAGTGGCAGGCGCTGGCGCGGCGGGAGGACGACGTCATCTACGGCAGCGGCATCG
Protein-coding sequences here:
- a CDS encoding PIN domain-containing protein; amino-acid sequence: MERFPLLPVDLATARVHAQVWAELARAGKLIGPNDLWIAATALARGLAVATANVREFDRVPGLVVEVWT
- a CDS encoding DUF4160 domain-containing protein, coding for MPTVLRQGPYRFFFYSSDGQEPPHVHVERDNHVAKFWLEPIRLQEAGGFRRAEISRIIGMVEECRRELVEAWDEYFIS
- a CDS encoding DUF2442 domain-containing protein: MPNAIGVEASGNTLYVRLSDGRTVVIPVDRYPRLAYATKRERANWSLIGEGQGIHWEDIDEDISVEGLLAGKRSGESMRSVVKWLMARRQPKFQPWKGKGYGKPNDLGLPTNLLILGESHYGDTENWERWHGQPTKGVVGEYCKEGGYLFFTKILHTVLGQETSTDRSRFFDSIAFYNYVQRSVGAAPDIPPTKEMWEEAAAPFRATLECLRPTHIVACGMRLWDNMPYDEDFWASPPEALIDCLGSEKFPTNWPPKSLLGRYRYSEGESVILAIHHPSWKGYQPHAWHPVVKRFLSYDGSRNT